The DNA segment gtttgggttttaaatAAGCAGTAACAGGTTTTCAGGTGAGGGGTAGGCAGATGGAGATGTGACAAAGGATTGAAAATTCCCatagtagaagaaaaaaaccaggaagagACACAAGGATGTGTTGATACCAACTCACCAGCCTCAAATGTCCAGTAATGAATCAGGACACTTTCTGTTGTGGCAGTAGCTCTGTAGTGGTCTAAATGCCTGCTCTTGCCTCGTTTGTCCTATTAGGGAAAATGGTTTACCATTTTTCATTAACAAGCTCACATTACATTATACCACAGGTCAGCATGCTGATTTGGGGTGTAAAAATGCTCATTTGCAATGCTACAGGAACCCTATTTATTCCAGGGATGTGCTACTGATCTAACAGTTAAAGGcaaataggaaagaaatgaagtcTGGCTCACTGTGCTACATCAGTGTTTCTCCAATATCATGGACAGCTGGTTCTTCGTATTGGCCAAAACATCTTCCACTTCAAAGCGATTAACAGTTTGTTTTGTTGAGAAGTATGGCATGCTAAACTCGGGCAACTTGATCTAGAAAAGAAGATACAGGTTTTCAGTGAGTACAAAGTGGTAGTTGCCATGCAGTCATAAAGcaaaccagaacaaaataaaatttcaagcgatcatagaatcatacaataATTAAGGTTGAAGTAGGCCTCCAGAGATCATCTAATCCAGCCCCGCTAACATGTCTGAATCTATCCCTGTCTGAATATGTCAGACACTGTTACTGCTGATGTCCCACCAAGTGTTAGAATAGttaatttaacattttccttctgaaaacaccTTTGTGATGAACTTTCAAGGCaatgggaaaacaaacatctgCTATCAATAACATGCATCTgaattggaatttttttaaacaagttgtTTGTATAGCCTGGATCCAAGGTCTGTGTAAACTGGGGGTTTTTAGCAACTTGTGCATATAAAAATTTATCCCACAATTACACAAGTTTTCCACTGGTATCAGAATAGCACTGCATTTTAAGTCACGTATCTCGGAGATAAACGGTAACATATAAAATGGCTCAcagagcagagcctgcagcatACAGCTAATCGGCATCATGCTTGGAGTCCTCTTTGCTGTGTTGAGTCTGGCAGCTTCAGGTATGTAATTCAATTTcagcattaattttaaaagaaaaatggactaaaatctaacagaaaaatccttttttagGGAAATTAGACATtctgcaagaaagcagaaggagaTACAACATAGGCAGTTAATTTAAAAGTTCTCTCCAAACAGTCTAggtgctgtgctgttctgttcCTATTGCAGGGGCTGGGTTAGCACTGCTGCTCTCAGCCTTTAGCACGTTCAAAGTTATTTCATTTGAATACACTGGAAGAGTTAATCCACATCAAATTGTTGCATTGGCTAAGAGCTGCATCTCAGCTGACACATTTTGAATTGGGTTAAGCCAACCTGATTTGATTATctgtcagaaaaatgaaactgttcaAAAACAGGCTTTATATAACATTGGTCAGTTTTGACTGATGGCTCTGTCTTCACTTGTACCGTGTTAAATCACAGCCTATACTTGTACCTTGCAAGGTTCTGTGCAAACACagtctatttaaaaataaacaaaccatcTCCagtctatttaaaaataaacaaaccatcTCTTGtacagacattttttaaaacctcttacttttaaaacacacatCCTATCTCTTATGTCTTCTAGCCTTTGGCTGTGGGGTTCCTGCCTACCCCCCCCTTGTCTCTAGAGTTGTTGGAGGGGAAGCTGCAAGACCGTTCAGCTGGCCCTGGCAGGTTGGTAATTCCGTGCTTTCTCTGGGACAATTTGGGTTGTGCTGCCTTCACGCAATGTGGCCGAGCAAAACCAGGTCTTACATTTCATTTGATGCACCTTGCCTGTCATGTCTTAGGCTTTGAATATTACATTCTGAGCAATCCCACATTTTCCAAGCTTTTTAAGAAAGCTCTGAATGTGTCACCTTTTTGCTGTTATGCAGGCTTTCAGGCTTTTGCAGTAGGCCTGGGCACCGTCGCATATTTAAGCAAGACGACTGCGAAATTCAGCGGAGCATAACAATGCCTGCTGGAGCATAGCTGTATGtagagtttaaaaatacatttctgaagcaaataaaatgctCTCTTTTGGCTAGGATTAGTGAGAGCTTTGCaagaaacagcattaaaaaaaaaccaaacaaccaagCTTTTGGATGACAGGAACCTTTTCTGTGGCCAGAAGCTGGAAACTTGCTGCTTACAAGCCTCTCACCATCTTCCAGCAGCAAGTGGTGTTCAGAGTGCAGGAAGAAAGTGCAACAATGCAAAGTCATTAAGCAAAAATCTGAGTCTTATTTGATACACTGGTCCTAGGCCTCCCTTCAATACAGTTCCAATGGCAAATGGTATCACACCTGCGGAGGAACCCTCATTGCAACCAACTGGGTGATGACTGCTGCACACTGCATCAGGTAAATAACGGAATGACACGTCTGTACCCAGGGAGCAGTGCATGGCTGGAGACAGATGAGGCAAAACCCTATTAATGCCAGTTCTCCCTTTCCCAGTTAAGAGCTCCTAGTCTGACATCATATCTTTTGATTATAACTAATAGATTAGAAGAATTacaccttttcattttcttataaaAGTAGAGGGGACAaacaccgccccccccccctacAATTACCTGGATCATAtactcttcattttctgtaaataactACAAACACCATTATGTCTTCAAGTTGCTATTAAAATTCAGCAGTGTTGCTTGTTCCTATAACATATGTGGCAGAGATTCACAGATTAACTAATCAATCCACTGCCTGAAGAAATAATCATAAGTGTAATAAATATACCAGTCATTTTCAGTAAGGTCTTCCTATTATGGGGCAGTATAACAAAGAAACGATCAGGTACAGCTGTGCCCTTTCATCATCAAAACTGCTTCCACAGACAATCCCATTTTGGTTTGGTAGTGTATGTCTTTGAATATGTACACACAGTTCTTGGTTATCGTAACGCTAAGCTGTAGAAAATATCATAATATGAAATACGAGGGATTGGCTGTGAGTTGTTATTATGAGTCCTACATATTATATCTATCACAGTTGTTTATCAGTAAAGCTGTTTATGACTGTCAAAAAAGCAGCCCAAATTATTTACTTCATTGAAGAATAAGAGCTGAATCCTGCAAAGACTGGAGGCATCTTCAGTTTGTAAATGAAGCCTTAAGCAGGAGTTGACAAGATAGCTTGGAGATGAAATTATTAAGCCTAGCACATGATGCTTTGTCCTTAGCAAATCTGTCAGATGTTGGCTCAGCTCCAGACAAATCATGCATGTGATGTGAGATTACAGTCTTAAGGATATGCTTACTGAATACCTCGGGTGGCAAAGATGCAGATGCCTAAGCAGCAAGCCAGCAGCTGCATAACTGTTAGTCCTTTTCTTGCCCAGTCCTTCTAGGAACTATCGAGTATTTCTTGGAAAATACAACCTAGCAGCTGCGGAAGAAGGATCAATTGCACTTCctccagaaaaaataattgtcaatGAGAACTGGAATCCACGGAAAGTTGCAAACGGGTAAGCTGGTGGCAagtattatttcagttattagaTGCAGGACAAAAATCAAACTAGCTGAATCCCACCCACCTTGAGCTGTGGGAGCCAAATGCATAAAACTCCTGTTACAGCTGGCAGTAGTACTTCTATAAATGTTTGCTCATAGATAAGAGCTGAAGCTCAGTTTGTGCCTTTCCCCCTCAAGACAAAGAACTTTCAGTATTAATTGCTTACTGATTAACTGTGTTTTCAGATGCCGTTTTGCATGTTCATGCTTAGGTGGGAAGCTGTTCTATGCAATGAGTTCTTTTCTACACCAGAAGGGAATTAATTCATTTACACAACACTCTTTGAAGCCCTCCTACGAACAGCATAAACACAGAGTGTTATTGAGCAGTGGTATTAATATCTTTGTTGCTGGAGGCCTCCTATGTCCTGCTGCAGGCTAAGGGCATTAGCAAAGAAACCCCCTCAGTCTCCAGGTCCTTAGAGTTAGCCCTAACATATGCTTGGTTTTGGTGAAAAGAACCTATCAAAGGCAATTTCCAGAAAGCTGCCAGCAGGACCAGTTCAGCCCACTGAATTGCCAAGCTGCTGATGGCAGGTGGGAAGTGCACAGCAATTTCCAGAAACCCCAGCAGACAATTCTGCAGGGAATAGTGTTCCAGTCCATGGATTTCCCCGTTGCTTTGAGAGTGGAGGAATCTTTACTGCTTATGTGCTGGCCTCCTTGCTCCCCTGCATCTCTTTTGAATAGGTCAAGTGCTGTATAACTGCTAAGTATTCATGCTACTGCGTCTCAATCTGTTTGCAAACCTCTtcatctcttccctttctcttccccactCTCAAATGCGTGCATATGACCACAGGTATGACATTGCTTTGATCAAGCTCACTGAACACGTCACCTTAAGCAACCACATTCAGCTGGCCTGCCTCCCCCCTGCACAAAGCATCCTGTCATCCAACGCTGCCTGCTACGTGACAGGATGGGGAAGACTGCAGAGTAAGTACCTGGACTTTTGCAAAATTGTGCAACAAAATCCTTGAGCACTGCATTCTCCTTTGAGACTGATGGGAAAAAGGATGTTGATGGTGCTCAAGATCCCCTCAGCCTCAGTGTAGTGAGTAGTTTATCAGGTCCCAATCACTCCCACAGTAtgatttttctctgcctttcaagtttattttgcttgtaATGGGACTAGGATGCACCAGAGGGCCCTGTACTAACCTTTATAGAGACTGGTCAGCTTGCTAATGCTAACATCGCCTGCTGAATAACTGCAAAGACATATAGGGGAATAGATAGAAAGAGAGGAACATCTCAGAGACTTCAGCAGAAGTGCCAGCTCGGCTCAAGAGGCAATTCCTCGaataagtaacatttttttgcaaattcCTGAACAAAGAGCAGCCCTTCATTTCTGTAACAACGagacatttttaaattgaaCGCAAATGATTAGTAagttaaagcctttttttttttttaattatataaaataatggaGCTAAGGAATGGATTATACAGCTTCTCCTTTAATATGTCCCCTATGGAGTTTCTTACCTAGAGGAATAATACCCAGATCCTAGGAGGAACTTAACAATgcagttttgttctttcttcagtgCCAGCTGGTACCATGACTCCTCTGTTTCTATTCCCTCCCAGCAAACGGACCTCTTCCAGACGACCTGCAGCAAGCCCTTTTGCTGGTGGTGGATTATGCCACTtgttcccagcccagctggtggGGAAGCACAGTGAAACGCACCATGGTTTGCGCTGGTGGGGATGGAGTCACCTCCAGTTGTAATGTGAGTCCAGACAACACCACTCTTAGGGCTTGGCTTCAGATACAAAGAGGCCTGATGGGaaggaaagcataaaaaaacTCAAGGAAAAGCTATTCACACTACAACTGCCATTAACTGTGTTCCCCCTTCCCGCCAGGGCGACTCTGGTGGCCCACTGAACTGCCAAGCTGCTGATGGCAAGTGGGAAGTGCATGGCATCGTCAGCTTTGGCTCTGCTCTTGGCTGCAACTATTACCACAAGCCTTCTGTCTTCACTCGGGTCTCTGCCTACAACAGCTGGATCCAGCAGGTAAGGCGCCAGGTATTGCTGCTGGAGCATACGGACACTTGGCTGCTTCTGAGGTTCTCCCTGACTGAGATTTCTGCCATCTGCTCAGGGAGCTGCATCACTTTTGATTCAAATGCTGCTTTGCATACAAGTAACCTCTGTAGAAAAGCCCTTACCTGTGCAACAGCAGTctctgcagcaaaaataaagtaTCCGCTTCTTAAATAGttatctaaattattttcacttttaaataaatcttcatGTTTAGGAATGCATTCACCCTTTATACTGCTAGAGCTATATCTATAGTCAAAAAGATTTTACTGGTATGACTTCAGAGGTGATTACTCAAATTTGTATTCATCAGTAACACCGACTGTTGCATCCTAGAAGGCAGCACATGATGCTCAAGTCTGGaacatcaattattttttaatataaactttAATCTAAAGAGTGactgagaagcaaaaatcttttttcGGTTATTTAAATCCTGCATCTCAGAACATATACTATTCACAAATGCCTGGGTCTCAAAATCCAATTTTTCCCGTTTTACATTTTTGTAGGTTATGGCAACCAACTGATTCAAAGAGAACTGGATGATAGAtgccacaaaggaaaacagtttgaATAAAGTCATAATCATGACATCTTTGATCAAAAAGAGCGGGGGAATTATGCTTTTAACAACACAAGTGTAATACCTAACCATACTGCAATAAACACTATTTTTTGcaagatgaaagaaaaacatgtgtCCCTGTCACTTCTTCCCGTGTATTGTCAAGACCTGAGCCTGTAATTAGTGATAATGCGGGAGACCTTTTACAGCCTTTCCCCTGCCTTGGGCTGGAGCTTGCTACCCTCACCTGGGGGAGATGTGAGCCTGCTGTGAagaggctgggcagcaggaagAGTTGGTGAGCCACAGGAACAgcttggggggcagggggtgaagAAAGCGAGgcgctggcagggctgcaggcaggcagctgtcGGGACCCCCGAGCCTGGCGCGCCAGGGCAAGCAGTGGCCATGCCCAGCGGGAAGGCAGCCCAGGCGCAAGCAGGTCCACGCAGGTGAGTGTGGGAGCGctccaaaatgctttttacaGAGAGGTTTTTAACACCCTGTAATCTTGGGATCTAGCAAGGGGAAGGGTAATATCCAGCAGCCCGTGTCGGCAGCAACTCTGCAGACCTGTCTCCTTCGTGTCTCCGCTGCTCATTTTTAAGCCACGCGTACGCCAGGTGAAGATCTCTGAACAGAtaaatggggatttttttgcaaagcaaaagcagaatcaCCATCTCCTAGCCTGGTACTAAATTAAAGCCcctatttatatttctttcattgtAATAAAAGGTAGGCACTATAAAATTGGGGTGgatttttgtcatgttttacTTCTCCTTCCTGGCACATATTTAGGTGGATTCAAGAGTAAAATGACAATTAAAAATGGAGGACAAATGACTCAAAGGTAAAGCAGTAGACCGAGTAAGGAAAAGATTGGAAGTTCGTTGTGAGAACAGAAATGCATCTGAGTTCGGAGATAAATTTTTCTGGGTTTGCGGTTCATTTCAGTCAGACATCTTGCAGTTGTTACCTTtcaattgaaaataaatacatatatattttattaagcaTAAATTTATTAAATAGATAAGAAAAAACATGGCTGTTTATCATCTTTGGGGACTGtacttttattactttttttctgcattacaaCCATTGACCGCCATTCTGCTGCGAAGAGCTCAGCAGGAACTTGTTTTACCTAATACCACCCTCTGCTGAGAAATAGCAGGCTTtattgtgttttcatttatcttattaaaaatggaatttcacCCATCTGAAATAGCAGGGGATCTGAGGAGGGCTTTTTTCAGTCACCTCTACtatgcagaggaaaagaaaaaaaggagaaaaaaacccgaCAGAGCTGAATGGACTGATCAGCAACCAAATGcccttgttttttctttgacagtGGAAATAAGGGTTGCCCAGTTGTTCAGGAGCCGCCAGATTCAGCATAACATCCTGAGTTGTCTTCATGAGTATAATTAACATAAGATTGGAAATGATTGATTAATagttctgaaaatgaaaatcgTTAGAGAGGTTACTTTGCTGTATGGAACATGGATGTCAACTACGGGCAGCGTGAAAGAGACGGATGGAAAAGGTAATCATGAAGCTCAGTCAGTAAAAATGGGATATGCATATGCTTctgtaaaaactgaaacaacactgaaatctgattcattttccttttgaaatatttagaCAATATTGTGGAAATGTCTGAGCTCATTTGAACATATCAATGCAAATTATTAATCATCTGGAAATTCCTATTAAGAACAAAATCaagaagttttattaaaaaaattcaacagtTCCAGTTTGTGATCACTGGAATAAGGTACCCATCTTTTAATGGGCTTCCTTAAGATTTAGATAGAAGTACCACAGAGAATAAAACGTATAGCAAATGATTTTATCAGTCCTAATACAGAAAAAACGTATGATTTAATTCATGTGTTTTTGCAGCTCTGAGTGTGTCATGGAAACGGTCTCTTTACTACACcttttattctaaaattaaatgt comes from the Falco rusticolus isolate bFalRus1 chromosome 3, bFalRus1.pri, whole genome shotgun sequence genome and includes:
- the KIAA2013 gene encoding uncharacterized protein KIAA2013 homolog isoform X2; this encodes MLGVLFAVLSLAASAFGCGVPAYPPLVSRVVGGEAARPFSWPWQASLQYSSNGKWYHTCGGTLIATNWVMTAAHCISPSRNYRVFLGKYNLAAAEEGSIALPPEKIIVNENWNPRKVANGYDIALIKLTEHVTLSNHIQLACLPPAQSILSSNAACYVTGWGRLQTNGPLPDDLQQALLLVVDYATCSQPSWWGSTVKRTMVCAGGDGVTSSCNGDSGGPLNCQAADGKWEVHGIVSFGSALGCNYYHKPSVFTRVSAYNSWIQQVMATN